One Triticum dicoccoides isolate Atlit2015 ecotype Zavitan chromosome 5B, WEW_v2.0, whole genome shotgun sequence genomic window carries:
- the LOC119309332 gene encoding centromere protein V-like translates to MSSEPEVVHSGGCHCRRVRWQVEAPASVVAWVCNCSDCSMRGNTHFVVPKDKFALQPGAGDFLTTYTFGTHTAKHTFCKVCGITSFYIPRSNPDGVAITAACVDPGTLAHVEYRKADGRNWEKWIEGSGISEFSKPKAAE, encoded by the coding sequence ATGAGCTCGGAGCCGGAGGTCGTCCACAGCGGCGGGTGCCACTGCCGGCGCGTGCGGTGGCAGGTGGAGGCGCCGGCGAGCGTGGTGGCGTGGGTCTGCAACTGCTCCGACTGCTCCATGCGGGGGAACACCCACTTCGTCGTGCCCAAGGACAAGTTCGCGCTCCAGCCCGGCGCCGGCGACTTCCTCACCACCTACACCTTCGGCACCCACACGGCCAAGCACACCTTCTGCAAGGTGTGCGGGATCACCTCCTTCTACATCCCGAGGTCCAACCCCGACGGCGTCGCCATCACCGCGGCCTGCGTCGACCCCGGCACCCTGGCGCACGTCGAGTACAGGAAGGCGGACGGGAGGAACTGGGAGAAGTGGATCGAGGGGAGCGGCATCTCCGAGTTCTCCAAGCCTAAGGCCGCCGAGTAG